A stretch of the Duncaniella dubosii genome encodes the following:
- the lpxA gene encoding acyl-ACP--UDP-N-acetylglucosamine O-acyltransferase encodes MKQPLAYVHPAAKIHPSVVIDPFVTIEQNVEIGEGTRIGSNVTIMDGARIGKNCTIFPGAVISGPPQDLKFRGEDSVAIIGDNTVIRECVTVHRGTASKGKTVVGSNCLIMAYCHVAHDCVVGDNVIMSNAVQCAGEVVIDDYAVIGGGALIHQFCHIGPHVMLQGGALVNKDIPPYVKAGRDPIAYAGVNSIGLRRRGFSNETIRDIQETYRYLYLSGLNNSDAVERIEAELPATKERDEIILFVRNSKRGIVRGYV; translated from the coding sequence ATGAAACAACCTTTAGCATACGTCCATCCCGCTGCGAAGATTCATCCCAGCGTGGTGATAGATCCGTTTGTGACCATAGAACAGAACGTTGAAATCGGTGAGGGAACACGCATCGGTTCTAACGTGACAATCATGGATGGTGCGCGGATCGGCAAGAACTGCACCATTTTTCCCGGCGCTGTGATTTCGGGCCCTCCTCAGGATCTGAAGTTCAGAGGCGAGGATTCGGTTGCCATAATCGGCGACAACACCGTAATCCGCGAATGTGTCACTGTCCACCGCGGCACAGCTTCGAAGGGCAAGACCGTCGTTGGAAGCAACTGTCTCATCATGGCCTACTGCCATGTGGCTCATGACTGTGTTGTTGGCGACAATGTGATTATGTCGAATGCCGTGCAGTGTGCCGGCGAGGTCGTCATCGACGATTACGCAGTGATCGGCGGCGGTGCGCTCATCCATCAGTTCTGTCACATCGGTCCGCATGTGATGCTTCAGGGCGGCGCTCTTGTCAACAAGGATATTCCTCCATACGTCAAGGCCGGACGCGATCCCATCGCATACGCCGGAGTCAACTCCATCGGTCTGCGCCGCCGCGGTTTCTCAAACGAGACCATCCGCGATATTCAGGAAACATACCGCTACCTCTATCTCTCGGGTCTGAACAACTCGGATGCCGTCGAGCGTATCGAGGCCGAGCTGCCTGCGACCAAGGAGCGCGATGAAATCATCCTTTTCGTCCGCAACTCCAAGCGCGGCATAGTCAGAGGCTACGTATAA
- a CDS encoding endonuclease, with protein MIMISGASAITFAVAGVPFNGKKGAALLEAVASSSRPSAVVQRHDLNFGMTDEFTGTAVEIKSGALPDGYEWGCLIPAEWWSNSWEVYGAAVSGDIYNIVPLCGDVRSYRRDLAPVESVGKPAYSNGLWSAGLTVLYGVETEAYSPPAALRGELARAFMYMAVVYHVATWTERAYMMMVGYAYPGLTDYAIPLLLDWHRANPPSVHEIAKNERGERLQGNRNPFVDYPELAEYLWGIHRDEQFVVDGEPMPLRGVYTLADARIDLFSPEVPADAAWTVNGIPVSSDFVVPAELGAGTHKFAYSSASTGERGIVMIKVERK; from the coding sequence ATGATAATGATATCGGGCGCTTCGGCCATCACCTTTGCGGTGGCCGGAGTGCCCTTTAACGGTAAAAAGGGGGCGGCGCTGCTTGAGGCGGTGGCCTCGTCGAGCCGTCCTTCGGCCGTGGTGCAGCGACATGATCTGAATTTCGGGATGACCGATGAATTTACTGGGACAGCTGTCGAAATCAAGTCCGGAGCGCTCCCGGATGGCTATGAATGGGGCTGCCTGATTCCGGCTGAATGGTGGTCAAATTCGTGGGAGGTCTACGGGGCGGCTGTGAGCGGTGACATCTACAACATAGTGCCTTTGTGTGGCGACGTGAGAAGCTACCGCCGTGACCTTGCACCGGTGGAAAGTGTCGGGAAACCGGCATACAGCAACGGTTTGTGGAGCGCAGGGCTGACGGTGCTTTACGGTGTGGAGACCGAGGCTTACAGCCCTCCTGCGGCATTGCGCGGTGAGCTGGCAAGGGCTTTCATGTATATGGCTGTTGTCTACCATGTGGCGACATGGACTGAGCGTGCGTATATGATGATGGTCGGATATGCCTATCCGGGGCTTACGGACTATGCGATACCGCTGCTGCTCGACTGGCACAGGGCGAATCCACCGTCGGTTCACGAAATTGCGAAAAACGAGCGCGGAGAGCGCCTGCAGGGCAACCGTAATCCTTTTGTGGACTATCCAGAACTTGCCGAATATCTGTGGGGCATCCACAGGGACGAGCAGTTTGTGGTCGACGGAGAGCCGATGCCGTTGCGCGGGGTCTATACTCTGGCCGACGCGCGCATCGACCTGTTTTCTCCGGAAGTTCCTGCGGATGCGGCATGGACGGTCAACGGAATCCCAGTATCGTCTGATTTCGTCGTTCCGGCCGAGCTTGGTGCCGGGACGCATAAGTTTGCCTACTCGTCGGCTTCGACGGGTGAGCGAGGTATTGTCATGATCAAAGTGGAAAGGAAATGA
- the smpB gene encoding SsrA-binding protein SmpB, translated as MISKDINIKNKRATYDYAISDTFTAGIVLTGTEIKSIRQGKASLADTFCYVDKGEVWVKNMYIAEYFYGTYNNHAARRDRKLLLNKKEIAKLEKNGKETGFTIIPLRLFINDRGLAKLVIGIARGKKEYDKRQSIKEREDKVTMARMMQK; from the coding sequence ATGATTTCAAAAGACATAAATATAAAAAACAAACGCGCCACCTATGACTATGCCATCAGCGATACGTTTACCGCAGGCATAGTCCTCACCGGGACAGAAATCAAATCAATCCGTCAGGGCAAAGCTTCGCTCGCCGACACATTCTGCTATGTCGACAAGGGCGAGGTATGGGTCAAAAACATGTATATAGCCGAATATTTCTACGGCACTTACAACAACCACGCCGCCCGTCGCGACCGAAAGCTCCTGCTCAACAAAAAGGAAATCGCGAAACTCGAAAAAAACGGCAAGGAGACCGGATTTACCATCATCCCGCTGCGCCTGTTCATCAACGACCGCGGACTTGCAAAACTTGTCATCGGAATAGCCCGTGGTAAGAAGGAATACGACAAGCGACAGTCAATCAAGGAGCGCGAAGACAAGGTGACGATGGCACGCATGATGCAGAAATAA